A single Sphingopyxis chilensis DNA region contains:
- a CDS encoding 2-keto-4-pentenoate hydratase, with amino-acid sequence MPDASDPVAVLLAARLSGQALPAFPAPVPATLAEAYAIQQQLTAALGAPVLGWKVGRIPPALIERLGAERIAGPVLRVAELEGDAPGEARVFDGGAAAIESEVMLRLRAVPEGRVTNGDDGARWIDEIRTGFEVASSPAPDVHDHAPYGIVADIGINNGLLLGPQLDIRDFVALAVETSIDGVPVGSGRPIDVLDGPWGSLDFLVELHHRGVIELKPGQWISAGAITGVHTIAVGQTATARFGATSPIACIAAAENGFNA; translated from the coding sequence CCCGCTCCTGTTCCCGCAACGCTGGCCGAGGCTTATGCGATCCAGCAGCAGCTGACCGCCGCGCTCGGCGCGCCGGTACTCGGCTGGAAGGTCGGGCGCATCCCGCCCGCGCTGATAGAGAGGCTGGGTGCCGAGCGCATAGCAGGGCCGGTGCTCCGGGTCGCCGAACTCGAGGGCGATGCCCCGGGTGAGGCGCGGGTCTTCGACGGCGGGGCGGCGGCAATCGAGTCCGAGGTGATGCTGCGGCTGCGCGCCGTGCCCGAGGGACGCGTGACGAACGGCGACGACGGCGCACGCTGGATCGACGAGATTCGCACGGGGTTCGAGGTAGCGAGTTCGCCTGCGCCCGACGTCCACGACCACGCCCCTTATGGCATCGTCGCCGATATCGGCATCAACAACGGCCTGCTGCTCGGCCCGCAGCTCGACATCCGCGATTTCGTTGCGCTGGCGGTCGAAACGTCGATCGACGGCGTGCCGGTCGGCAGCGGACGTCCGATCGATGTGCTCGACGGCCCTTGGGGTTCGCTCGACTTTCTTGTCGAGCTTCATCATCGCGGAGTGATCGAACTGAAGCCCGGGCAATGGATTTCGGCCGGTGCGATCACAGGGGTCCACACGATCGCGGTCGGCCAGACAGCGACAGCCCGTTTCGGCGCGACCTCCCCTATCGCCTGCATCGCCGCGGCAGAAAACGGATTCAACGCATGA
- a CDS encoding sugar kinase, protein MIAPPRTIACFGEIVMRVSVPEGELPLQSARFDAHVGGAEANVAVALAALGRATTMISAVPEGPMGDGALGEMRRHGVDVAPVLRPAGRMGLYYYLPGGPVRPAEVVYDRAGSAFAATRPDAWDWDGLLGGVGWLHVSGVTPALGPDSAAATLEVVTRARAAGIGVSFDGNWRGRLWERWQPDPAAVLEPIVAQATLLFGNHRDAGLLLGREFSGEGEDRRREAAIALFDHFPSLEHIASTAREILGPDAHRITARIDTRDDRGASDPMLVTPVIDRVGTGDAFAAGILDGLWSGKGLADAAKHGLALAALKHGLHGDFAPFPRSMLDRVSDAAQDISR, encoded by the coding sequence ATGATCGCTCCTCCCCGCACCATCGCTTGTTTCGGCGAAATCGTGATGCGCGTTTCGGTTCCGGAAGGCGAACTGCCGCTGCAATCGGCGCGCTTCGACGCGCATGTCGGCGGCGCCGAGGCGAATGTCGCGGTCGCGCTCGCCGCGCTTGGCCGTGCTACGACGATGATCAGCGCGGTGCCCGAGGGCCCAATGGGCGACGGCGCGCTCGGCGAAATGCGCCGCCACGGCGTCGACGTCGCGCCCGTGCTCCGCCCCGCCGGCCGCATGGGGCTCTATTATTACCTTCCGGGGGGTCCGGTGCGCCCCGCCGAGGTCGTCTATGACCGCGCGGGTTCGGCTTTCGCCGCGACGAGGCCCGACGCATGGGACTGGGACGGGTTGCTCGGCGGCGTCGGCTGGCTGCACGTGTCGGGTGTCACGCCAGCGCTCGGGCCGGACAGCGCCGCCGCCACGCTCGAAGTTGTCACGCGCGCACGCGCGGCCGGGATCGGGGTATCGTTCGACGGCAATTGGCGCGGGCGTCTCTGGGAACGGTGGCAGCCCGATCCGGCGGCTGTCCTGGAACCGATCGTCGCACAGGCGACCTTGCTTTTCGGCAATCATCGCGACGCGGGGCTGCTTCTGGGCCGCGAATTTTCCGGGGAGGGTGAAGACCGGCGCCGCGAGGCGGCGATTGCGCTGTTCGATCATTTTCCCTCGCTCGAACATATCGCCTCGACCGCGCGCGAAATCCTCGGTCCCGACGCCCACCGGATCACCGCGCGCATCGATACGCGGGACGACCGGGGCGCCAGCGACCCCATGCTCGTCACGCCGGTGATCGACCGGGTCGGGACGGGCGATGCCTTCGCGGCGGGCATTCTCGACGGCTTGTGGAGCGGCAAGGGGCTGGCCGATGCGGCGAAGCACGGTCTCGCTCTCGCCGCACTCAAACACGGGCTGCACGGCGATTTTGCGCCTTTCCCGCGTTCGATGCTTGACC